In Kaistella faecalis, a genomic segment contains:
- a CDS encoding acyl-CoA thioesterase has translation MSVYHYKFEVRWSDIDANKHLANSSYVQYCAQTRMAFMNTHKMGLKELSRWGIGPVILHERYSFFKEIFADQTVYVSLEIAGMSEDASIYQFIHKFYLPDGTHCATSEATGIWIDMMLRKTTTPPEEIEEVMKEFSTENTKILTREDLRDLPFKPENVEAFHKRGTFTWKKDKEEN, from the coding sequence ATGTCGGTATACCATTACAAATTCGAAGTTCGCTGGAGCGATATTGATGCCAATAAACATCTTGCCAACTCGTCTTACGTTCAGTATTGTGCGCAAACGAGAATGGCTTTTATGAATACCCATAAAATGGGCCTGAAGGAACTCAGCCGATGGGGAATCGGGCCAGTGATCCTACACGAAAGATATTCGTTCTTCAAAGAAATTTTTGCAGATCAAACGGTTTACGTAAGTCTGGAAATCGCCGGAATGTCGGAGGACGCAAGTATTTATCAGTTCATCCATAAATTTTATCTTCCTGATGGAACGCACTGCGCAACATCTGAAGCAACAGGAATCTGGATCGACATGATGCTGAGAAAAACCACCACTCCTCCTGAAGAAATTGAGGAAGTTATGAAGGAGTTCAGTACGGAAAACACAAAAATTCTTACCAGAGAAGACCTTAGAGATCTGCCTTTCAAGCCTGAAAATGTGGAAGCTTTTCATAAGAGAGGAACTTTTACCTGGAAAAAAGATAAAGAAGAAAACTAA
- the thiL gene encoding thiamine-phosphate kinase: MLEDKAPQLTPISAYGEFGLIKHLTENFSFENESTEVSIGDDAAVINPGNQKVVVTTDVLAEGVHFNLGYVPLKHLGYKAVVVNLSDIAAMNAVPTQILVSLAISNRFPVEALEEIYAGIALACKRYKVDLVGGDTTSSTSGLVMSITAIGIENSENIVKRSGAKPNDLLVVTGDLGGAYLGLQILEREHSVFLANPNMQPEMEGYDYILEKQLKPEARTDVKKILDELGVKPTSMIDVSDGLSSEILHLSDQSKVGFRLYEEKIPLDSLTISTADELNLNPAMCAMNGGEDYELLFTIAPEDFEKIRNHPDFSIVGHAVEADQGNYLVARGSNELIALNAQGWDAFLKK, encoded by the coding sequence ATGCTCGAAGATAAAGCTCCGCAACTGACTCCGATCTCCGCTTACGGTGAGTTTGGTCTCATCAAACACCTGACCGAAAATTTTAGTTTCGAAAACGAATCTACTGAAGTTTCGATCGGCGACGATGCTGCGGTAATCAATCCGGGAAATCAGAAAGTGGTGGTTACGACCGATGTTCTGGCTGAAGGCGTACACTTTAATCTGGGGTATGTTCCGTTGAAACATTTGGGTTATAAAGCCGTTGTAGTTAATCTGAGCGATATTGCAGCGATGAACGCTGTTCCTACCCAAATTCTGGTGTCACTCGCAATTTCTAACCGCTTTCCCGTAGAAGCGCTGGAAGAAATTTATGCAGGCATTGCTTTAGCCTGTAAACGCTACAAAGTTGATCTGGTTGGCGGCGATACTACGAGTTCTACCTCTGGTTTGGTGATGAGCATTACTGCTATCGGTATTGAGAACTCCGAAAATATCGTGAAAAGAAGCGGCGCAAAACCTAATGATCTGCTGGTGGTAACGGGAGATTTAGGCGGCGCGTATCTTGGTTTGCAAATCCTGGAAAGAGAACATTCCGTATTTCTTGCGAACCCGAATATGCAGCCGGAAATGGAAGGCTACGATTATATTCTGGAGAAACAGCTGAAACCCGAAGCAAGAACCGATGTGAAGAAAATTTTGGATGAACTGGGCGTAAAACCAACTTCTATGATTGATGTTTCCGATGGTTTGTCTTCGGAAATTCTGCATCTTTCAGACCAAAGCAAGGTTGGTTTCCGTTTGTATGAAGAAAAAATTCCGCTGGATTCGCTTACGATTTCTACAGCAGACGAACTGAATTTAAACCCTGCAATGTGTGCGATGAACGGTGGGGAAGATTACGAACTGCTATTCACAATTGCACCTGAAGATTTCGAAAAGATCAGAAATCATCCGGATTTCAGTATTGTAGGTCATGCGGTGGAAGCCGACCAGGGGAATTATCTGGTAGCAAGAGGAAGTAACGAACTTATTGCGCTGAATGCCCAGGGTTGGGATGCATTCCTGAAAAAATAA
- a CDS encoding UDP-2,3-diacylglucosamine diphosphatase: MEKREVEIVVLSDIHLATYGCHATELVAYLKSVNPKLLILNGDIIDGWAFSKKYFPNSHMAVLSEFFRMMKSETQIIYITGNHDEFLRKYSDLTMGNLFLTDKYLVEINGQKHWFFHGDIFDHTTKGGAKFIAKIGGIGYDWLILVNRAINFMLESIGQKKVSLSKRIKNSVKNAVKFIGNFEEKAIALAIENKYDYVICGHIHQPADRIVTKSDGSVRYLNSGDWIENLSYLEYSNGGWNLLFFDETKFEKPEIETNDISVNVEELIHPNVFAAFVGKKV; this comes from the coding sequence ATGGAAAAAAGAGAAGTAGAAATCGTAGTCCTTTCGGACATCCATTTGGCAACTTATGGCTGTCACGCTACCGAATTGGTTGCCTACCTGAAATCGGTCAATCCGAAACTCCTGATCCTGAACGGCGACATCATCGATGGCTGGGCATTCTCAAAGAAATATTTCCCGAACTCTCACATGGCGGTATTAAGTGAGTTTTTCCGGATGATGAAAAGTGAGACCCAAATAATTTACATTACAGGAAACCACGATGAGTTTCTGAGAAAATATTCGGATTTAACCATGGGAAACCTCTTTCTTACGGATAAGTACCTGGTGGAAATTAACGGTCAGAAGCACTGGTTTTTTCACGGCGATATTTTCGATCATACCACAAAAGGCGGTGCAAAATTTATCGCTAAAATTGGCGGAATCGGTTACGACTGGCTTATTCTGGTGAACCGGGCCATTAATTTCATGCTTGAAAGTATAGGACAGAAAAAAGTTTCGCTCTCAAAAAGAATAAAAAACTCCGTAAAAAATGCCGTGAAATTTATCGGTAATTTTGAGGAAAAGGCTATTGCACTGGCCATCGAAAACAAATACGATTACGTGATCTGCGGCCACATTCACCAGCCCGCAGACCGTATCGTTACCAAATCAGATGGCAGCGTCCGTTACCTGAATTCCGGCGACTGGATCGAAAATTTATCTTATCTGGAATACAGCAACGGCGGGTGGAATCTCCTTTTTTTCGATGAAACAAAATTTGAAAAACCCGAAATTGAAACCAACGACATTTCTGTGAATGTCGAAGAGCTCATCCATCCTAATGTTTTTGCAGCCTTTGTAGGAAAGAAGGTTTGA